A single region of the Desulfovibrio sp. genome encodes:
- a CDS encoding type III pantothenate kinase, which produces MQPEILLFDIGNTSIKIGLGNERHVLTSYTLRTDTAQSADNFGLTLLTLLQHAGVAPAQLKACVASSVAPGFDPLLREAVARYVGCPLQRVGKELPVPLENRYERPAEVGADRLVGAYAARRMYPETPSLLIVDFGTAVTIDCVSGDAYMGGLIFPGPRTALTALSREAAKLPIVNLDVRANEPTPGRNTTTSIQHGIVFGFACMVEGLTQRLKRQMSGPVKVLGTGGFASSIARVSNVFDQVLPMLLLEGLRRLHYEEPATDE; this is translated from the coding sequence ATGCAGCCCGAGATTCTGCTTTTCGACATAGGCAACACATCCATCAAAATTGGGCTGGGCAACGAGCGCCATGTGCTGACCTCGTACACCCTGCGCACCGATACCGCCCAGTCGGCGGACAATTTTGGTCTTACCCTTCTCACTCTTTTGCAGCATGCGGGCGTTGCGCCAGCGCAACTCAAAGCCTGCGTTGCGTCATCTGTCGCGCCCGGTTTTGATCCCCTGCTGCGTGAAGCAGTTGCCCGCTATGTGGGCTGCCCTTTGCAACGCGTGGGCAAAGAACTGCCGGTTCCGCTTGAAAACCGTTATGAACGCCCTGCGGAAGTGGGCGCGGACAGACTGGTAGGGGCTTACGCTGCGCGCCGTATGTATCCGGAAACGCCCTCTCTGCTTATTGTCGATTTTGGCACGGCAGTGACCATCGACTGTGTGAGCGGCGATGCCTACATGGGCGGCCTGATTTTTCCCGGCCCGCGCACAGCCCTGACCGCGCTTTCGCGCGAGGCCGCCAAGCTGCCAATAGTTAACCTTGACGTGCGTGCCAACGAGCCAACACCTGGCCGCAATACCACCACCAGCATCCAGCACGGCATTGTTTTTGGCTTTGCCTGTATGGTCGAGGGCCTCACGCAGCGCCTCAAACGGCAGATGTCCGGCCCGGTCAAGGTGCTTGGCACAGGGGGCTTTGCCTCCTCCATCGCCAGGGTCAGCAACGTGTTTGATCAGGTGCTGCCCATGCTCCTGCTCGAGGGCCTGCGCAGACTGCACTATGAAGAACCCGCCACTGACGAATAG
- the glmS gene encoding glutamine--fructose-6-phosphate transaminase (isomerizing) has translation MCGIIGYAGHRPAVPVVVEGLRRLEYRGYDSAGVAFARQGDLHVVRATGKLAALEEKLAHEEGVTTPTSAMGHTRWATHGVPAERNAHPHRSNDGTLAIVHNGIIENYQEIKAGLTAKGYTFSSETDTEVLVNFIAERRKTEPDLLHAFAAALREAHGAYAVCLMDKNEPGVIYAARMSAPLIFGQGTGENFVASDIPAFLPYTRQVVFLEDGELVRATASDYAIMRLKDLSPVQPEPQTIQWDMQAAQKGGYRHFMLKEIFEQPRVITDGLTGRIEGDHSDVRLAELDSLPVPRRLHIVACGTSYHSGLWGRHLLEHWAHVPVQVEIASEFRYRDTLLLDKDDMVLVISQSGETADTLAALRIAKEKGVTVLGLCNVVGSSIARDASAVLYTQAGPEISVASTKAMCSQMLMLALMALYWSKRNGTMSADERRKIIDMLENLPALLDASLPAMHEKARELSRKYAQARNFFYLGRGHCYSLALEGALKLKELSYIHAEGYAAGEMKHGPIALIDPSFPTFALALDDVLLPKVKSNMVEVQARQGKVIALTNEGFDLGAEDTWVIPSLPAPLAGFMALPALQLFSYETADYLGKDVDQPRNLAKSVTVE, from the coding sequence ATGTGCGGCATTATCGGTTATGCGGGTCACAGGCCTGCGGTACCCGTTGTAGTTGAGGGCTTGCGCCGTCTGGAATACCGTGGGTACGATTCTGCGGGCGTGGCTTTTGCCCGCCAGGGCGATCTGCATGTGGTGCGCGCCACCGGCAAGCTGGCCGCGCTGGAAGAAAAGCTCGCCCACGAAGAAGGCGTGACCACCCCCACGAGCGCCATGGGCCACACCCGTTGGGCCACGCACGGCGTGCCCGCCGAGCGCAACGCCCACCCCCACCGTTCTAACGATGGCACGCTCGCCATTGTGCACAACGGCATCATTGAAAATTATCAGGAAATCAAGGCTGGCCTGACGGCCAAGGGCTATACGTTCAGCTCCGAGACTGACACCGAAGTGCTGGTGAACTTTATCGCCGAACGCCGCAAGACCGAGCCTGACCTGCTGCACGCCTTTGCCGCCGCCCTGCGCGAAGCGCACGGCGCGTATGCGGTCTGCCTCATGGACAAAAACGAGCCCGGCGTCATCTACGCCGCGCGCATGTCTGCTCCGCTTATCTTTGGTCAGGGCACGGGCGAAAATTTTGTGGCCTCCGACATCCCGGCCTTTCTGCCTTACACGCGCCAGGTGGTGTTTCTGGAAGACGGCGAGCTGGTTCGCGCCACAGCCTCCGACTACGCCATCATGCGCCTTAAGGATCTGAGCCCGGTGCAGCCCGAGCCGCAGACCATCCAGTGGGACATGCAGGCCGCGCAAAAGGGCGGCTACCGCCACTTTATGCTCAAGGAAATTTTTGAGCAGCCCCGCGTTATCACTGATGGCCTCACGGGCCGCATTGAAGGCGACCACAGCGATGTGCGCCTTGCGGAGCTGGACAGCCTGCCTGTGCCGCGTCGCCTGCACATCGTGGCCTGCGGCACGTCTTACCATTCCGGCCTGTGGGGGCGGCATCTGCTGGAGCATTGGGCGCATGTGCCCGTGCAGGTGGAAATCGCCTCCGAGTTCCGCTATCGGGACACCCTGCTGCTGGATAAGGACGACATGGTGCTCGTCATCAGCCAGAGCGGTGAAACCGCCGATACCTTGGCTGCCCTGCGCATTGCCAAGGAAAAGGGCGTGACCGTGCTTGGCCTGTGCAACGTGGTGGGATCGTCCATCGCGCGCGATGCCTCCGCGGTGCTCTACACCCAGGCCGGGCCTGAAATCAGCGTGGCCTCCACCAAGGCCATGTGCAGCCAGATGCTCATGCTGGCCCTCATGGCCCTGTACTGGAGCAAACGCAACGGCACCATGTCTGCGGACGAGCGCCGCAAGATCATCGACATGCTGGAAAACCTGCCCGCGCTGCTGGACGCCTCGTTGCCCGCCATGCACGAAAAGGCGCGCGAGCTTTCGCGCAAGTATGCCCAGGCCCGCAATTTCTTCTACCTTGGACGCGGTCATTGCTACTCCCTGGCTCTGGAGGGCGCGCTGAAGCTCAAGGAACTTTCGTACATACATGCGGAAGGCTATGCGGCTGGCGAAATGAAGCACGGCCCCATTGCCCTGATCGACCCCTCGTTCCCCACCTTTGCCCTGGCGCTGGACGATGTCCTGTTGCCCAAGGTGAAGTCCAACATGGTTGAAGTGCAGGCCCGGCAGGGCAAGGTTATCGCCCTGACCAACGAAGGTTTTGACCTTGGCGCGGAAGATACCTGGGTTATCCCCTCCCTGCCCGCGCCTCTGGCGGGCTTTATGGCCCTGCCCGCGCTCCAGCTTTTCAGCTATGAAACCGCCGACTACCTCGGCAAGGATGTGGACCAGCCCCGCAACCTGGCCAAGAGCGTAACGGTGGAATAG